A part of Ictalurus furcatus strain D&B chromosome 8, Billie_1.0, whole genome shotgun sequence genomic DNA contains:
- the LOC128611889 gene encoding C-terminal-binding protein 1, which translates to MALMDKHKVKRQRLDRICEGIRPPILNGPMHPRPLVALLDGRDCTVEMPILKDVATVAFCDAQSTQEIHEKVLNEAVAALLYHTISLSRDDLDKFKGLRVIVRIGSGFDNVDVKAAAELGIAVCNVPAASVEETADTSMCLILNLYRRVTWMHQALREGTRASSVEQIREVAGGAARIRGETLGIIGLGRVGQAVALRAKAFGFGVIFYDPYLPEGVEKSLGLQRMATLQDLLIHSDCVSLHCSLNEHNHHLINDFTIKQMRQGAFLVNTARGGLVDEKALAQALKEGRIRGAALDVHETEPFSFSQGPLKDAPNLICTPHTSWYSEQASIEAREEAAREVRRAITGRIPDSLKNCVNKEYLMTASQWPSMETASVHSELNGAGYRFPAGLIGVTPGALPGAGAGVEGMVAGTLPLAHPLAPVSHPPHTPSPGQPTKAEADRDVPSDQ; encoded by the exons GCATTCGCCCACCCATCTTAAACGGGCCCATGCACCCTCGTCCTCTGGTGGCGCTGCTGGACGGACGGGACTGCACGGTGGAGATGCCCATTCTGAAGGACGTGGCCACCGTGGCCTTCTGTGACGCTCAATCCACCCAGGAGATCCACGAAAAG GTTCTTAACGAGGCCGTAGCTGCGTTACTGTATCACACCATCTCACTATCACGAGACGACCTCGACAAGTTCAAAGGACTTCGTGTCATCGTGAGGATCGGCAGCGGATTCGACAACGTGGATGTTAAAGCCGCAGCTGAGCTCG GTATCGCAGTGTGTAACGTGCCCGCAGCGTCTGTGGAGGAGACGGCAGATACGTCCATGTGCTTGATCCTGAACCTGTACCGCCGGGTCACCTGGATGCACCAGGCCCTACGCGAGGGCACTCGAGCCTCCAGCGTCGAACAAATCAGAGAGGTGGCAGGAGGAGCCGCTCGCATCCGAGGAGAGACGCTGGGCATCATCGGCCTCG GACGTGTTGGCCAAGCGGTGGCTTTGAGGGCAAAGGCGTTTGGTTTTGGGGTGATTTTCTACGACCCGTACCTGCCCGAGGGGGTAGAAAAATCCCTGGGGCTCCAACGCATGGCCACGCTGCAGGATCTACTCATCCACTCGGACTGTGTGTCCCTTCACTGCAGCCTGAACGAACACAACCACCACCTCATCAACGACTTCACTATCAAACAG ATGCGTCAGGGTGCGTTCCTGGTGAACACTGCGCGAGGGGGGCTGGTGGATGAGAAAGCTCTGGCTCAGGCACTGAAAGAGGGAAGAATACGCGGCGCAGCTCTCGACGTCCACGAGACGGAGCCCTTCAG CTTCTCACAGGGGCCTCTTAAGGATGCCCCTAATCTGATCTGCACCCCCCACACATCCTGGTACAGTGAGCAGGCCTCCATTGAGGCGAGGGAGGAGGCGGCGCGGGAAGTACGCAGAGCCATCACGG GTCGTATTCCTGACAGTCTCAAGAATTGTGTGAATAAGGAGTATCTGATGACGGCTTCCCAGTGGCCCTCTATGGAGACCGCCTCCGTGCACTCTGAACTCAACGGAGCAGGGTACAG GTTTCCGGCGGGTCTGATTGGTGTAACCCCAGGAGCTCTGCCTGGTGCAGGGGCAGGAGTAGAGGGCATGGTGGCAGGCACGCTGCCCCTAGCCCATCCCCTCGCCCCGGTCTCGCACCCACCACACACCCCCTCACCCGGGCAGCCAACCAAGGCAGAGGCTGACAGAGACGTCCCTTCTGACCAATAG